From Patescibacteria group bacterium, a single genomic window includes:
- a CDS encoding methyltransferase domain-containing protein — MSNSRSGPALSEQVEALGRLPVDFAEVDCLPPEIKKLIADPVTWSDPRVRGYTTTKSTIAHILAENPASDRMLQIVYPDTNGSPLVNGLDRFLSRSLSGQALRDRLDFCSDWLADNFARRGKRIIDLGGGSGSYAFRVFRVHGLIPAKFVWDILDLDLEALNVARMRAHDTGLDGVIQVRQGNFKHDSAILPEKADYAVLIGVLCGMDKDTARDVLCRAKDHLKPGGEMLAATLLQKAFDEDPRTFRILCNVGGWQLRPKTPEQVAEIFQLAGWEIIGDMMSERPDTKVGGGQYAIVHARAL, encoded by the coding sequence ATGTCCAATTCTCGCAGTGGTCCAGCTCTTAGCGAACAGGTGGAGGCGTTGGGGAGGTTGCCGGTGGATTTCGCGGAGGTGGACTGTCTGCCTCCCGAGATCAAGAAGCTCATCGCTGATCCAGTCACGTGGAGTGACCCCCGGGTGCGGGGGTACACCACCACGAAATCCACGATCGCCCACATCCTCGCCGAGAACCCGGCTTCGGATCGGATGCTCCAGATTGTCTACCCGGACACCAACGGTTCGCCCTTGGTCAACGGTTTGGACAGGTTCTTGAGCCGGTCGCTCTCGGGCCAGGCGCTTCGTGATCGTCTGGACTTCTGTTCGGACTGGCTGGCGGACAACTTCGCCCGTCGCGGCAAGCGCATCATTGACCTTGGCGGCGGCTCCGGTTCGTACGCGTTCAGGGTCTTTCGTGTCCACGGTTTGATTCCCGCAAAGTTTGTGTGGGACATTTTGGACCTTGACCTTGAGGCCCTCAATGTCGCCCGGATGCGGGCGCATGACACCGGCCTGGACGGCGTCATCCAGGTCCGCCAGGGTAACTTCAAGCACGACAGCGCCATTCTGCCCGAGAAGGCCGACTACGCTGTTCTCATTGGAGTTCTCTGCGGCATGGACAAGGACACTGCTAGGGACGTGCTCTGCCGTGCCAAGGATCACCTCAAGCCCGGCGGTGAGATGCTCGCCGCGACCCTCCTGCAGAAGGCCTTTGATGAAGACCCTCGCACCTTCCGCATCCTCTGCAACGTCGGCGGCTGGCAACTCCGCCCCAAGACGCCGGAGCAGGTTGCTGAAATCTTCCAGCTTGCCGGTTGGGAGATCATCGGCGATATGATGTCCGAGCGTCCCGACACCAAAGTCGGCGGCGGTCAGTACGCCATCGTGCACGCCCGCGCCCTCTAG
- a CDS encoding ATP-binding protein, which yields MEVSYTYFAFSAVFNAFVSTFLGFLILFKDRKNKIYRNLAWFSFGVALWSYAYILWPLAPNRELTLLSFQLLHIPACFVSIFYLHFVVNWLGIYKKQRLIIWLGYIISFFFACTTFTTDFIAGMVPKFGMRYWAVPGPLYDYYLVMFFGFTLYATYLLIRHYSKETEIKKKQIALMLVGIVLSFIGGSTNYYLWYEVNIPPYGNILASSFVIFTVYAIIRYKLLNIKLIATEGALLIMNTLLLFRFLTSRDTTELIVNLLIMIGSLVLSFILISSVKKEIKRREEVTVLARSLEAANAQLKELDQQKTEFLSIASHQLRTPLSIAKGYIELIKDGAYGKAGPEMVKVLDKMDTSNEHLVKLVDEFLDITHIEQGQIKYDFAEKNICEITDDVIHELAEKATQQGLKISWACPRERKNIFCDGEKIRHVVLNFIDNAIKYSDKGVVAITLKNENKGVAFRVKDNGLGFDKADEAGFFQKFYRGNNVKGVSINGTGLGLFVCRKFIEAHKGKVWAHSDGLGKGSEFGFWIPSTQNS from the coding sequence ATGGAGGTCTCATACACATATTTTGCCTTTTCAGCTGTCTTTAATGCTTTTGTCAGCACTTTTTTGGGTTTCTTGATTTTGTTTAAAGACAGAAAAAACAAGATATACAGAAATTTGGCCTGGTTCAGTTTTGGCGTGGCCCTATGGTCTTACGCGTATATCCTGTGGCCATTGGCGCCTAACCGCGAACTGACTTTGTTGTCTTTCCAACTCCTTCACATCCCGGCTTGCTTTGTGTCTATCTTCTATCTTCATTTCGTCGTTAACTGGCTGGGCATATATAAAAAACAAAGATTGATAATTTGGCTGGGATACATCATTTCCTTCTTTTTTGCCTGTACTACTTTTACGACGGATTTTATCGCCGGCATGGTGCCTAAGTTCGGTATGCGCTATTGGGCGGTGCCTGGGCCATTGTATGATTATTATTTGGTAATGTTTTTTGGCTTCACGCTTTACGCCACTTATCTTTTGATTAGGCACTACTCTAAAGAAACCGAAATCAAAAAGAAACAAATTGCCCTAATGCTGGTCGGCATCGTTTTATCTTTTATCGGCGGCTCAACCAATTATTATCTTTGGTATGAGGTGAATATTCCACCTTACGGAAACATCCTGGCTTCCTCGTTTGTTATTTTTACCGTTTATGCCATTATCCGTTATAAACTTCTTAACATAAAACTCATTGCCACTGAAGGCGCGCTTCTGATAATGAACACTTTATTGTTGTTCAGGTTTTTGACTTCAAGGGATACGACTGAATTGATTGTCAATCTTTTAATCATGATTGGTTCTTTGGTCCTTTCTTTTATCTTGATTTCAAGCGTAAAAAAAGAAATAAAACGCCGTGAGGAAGTAACTGTTTTGGCGCGTTCGCTTGAAGCCGCCAACGCCCAACTGAAAGAATTGGATCAGCAAAAAACCGAATTTTTATCCATCGCCTCCCACCAACTGCGGACGCCGCTTTCCATCGCCAAAGGGTATATAGAATTGATTAAGGATGGGGCCTATGGAAAGGCGGGGCCGGAAATGGTTAAAGTTTTGGATAAAATGGATACCAGCAATGAACACTTGGTAAAACTGGTTGACGAGTTTTTAGACATCACTCATATTGAACAGGGGCAGATAAAATATGATTTCGCGGAAAAAAATATCTGCGAGATCACCGATGATGTTATCCATGAGCTGGCGGAAAAAGCAACACAGCAAGGATTGAAAATAAGCTGGGCTTGTCCCCGGGAAAGAAAAAATATTTTTTGTGATGGCGAAAAAATTCGTCACGTGGTATTAAATTTCATTGATAATGCCATTAAGTATAGCGACAAGGGTGTGGTGGCGATTACTTTAAAGAATGAAAATAAGGGAGTGGCCTTCAGAGTAAAAGATAACGGATTGGGTTTTGATAAAGCGGATGAAGCCGGATTTTTTCAAAAATTTTATCGCGGGAATAATGTTAAGGGCGTAAGTATTAACGGTACCGGGCTTGGTCTTTTTGTTTGCCGTAAATTTATAGAAGCCCATAAGGGCAAGGTTTGGGCCCATAGCGACGGCTTGGGCAAGGGCAGTGAGTTTGGTTTTTGGATACCGTCAACCCAAAATTCATGA
- a CDS encoding polymer-forming cytoskeletal protein has translation MIFQKSSPKNIVEEELEIVEFSPQTTSDEVETVVGPSVNVEGDFASEGNIVVKGTVSGSVYTSKHLTVEIGAKIVANVRAGSATIAGEVKGNMKIKESLELTSTSKVLGDVDVRTLTVESGALLYGKITMPGMDASDKPSRNKSVKRVTEEQMTTLE, from the coding sequence ATGATATTTCAAAAATCATCCCCTAAAAATATTGTTGAGGAAGAACTGGAAATAGTTGAATTTTCTCCGCAAACCACTTCCGATGAAGTGGAAACGGTTGTTGGTCCGTCCGTAAATGTTGAGGGTGATTTTGCCTCGGAAGGCAATATCGTGGTAAAGGGCACGGTTTCCGGCAGTGTTTATACCAGCAAGCACCTGACGGTTGAGATTGGCGCCAAAATTGTCGCCAATGTTAGAGCCGGCAGCGCTACGATCGCCGGTGAAGTAAAGGGCAACATGAAGATAAAGGAATCGCTGGAACTCACATCCACTTCAAAAGTTTTAGGTGATGTTGATGTCAGGACATTGACGGTTGAATCCGGCGCCCTGCTTTACGGAAAAATCACCATGCCCGGAATGGACGCGAGCGACAAACCGTCACGGAATAAATCGGTTAAAAGGGTGACAGAGGAACAGATGACCACGCTTGAATAG
- a CDS encoding diacylglycerol kinase family protein — MYVYLYDNLLRQKNFTSTIKAIEVRLTDYGIAGKILRLNNYIDTKPIIEDEIKKGAKTIVIVGNDSTFGQVLSRSATCGCTFGFLPVGPDNSIAEVLGIPEGVEACDVLSKRRREFLDVGWMNSRYFVSQLHIMPGKLQVVYDERFKVTAADKMEVIVCNLQPFFWKKDKKDRERRVVHPQDGKLEAFLRPLTKNKWWGYKYEDPSIFPFEEMMISSREPFTVEADGKISKEVKVKIKLAHSKIDMIVGRNRKF; from the coding sequence ATGTATGTTTATCTCTACGACAATCTTTTGCGCCAGAAAAATTTTACTTCCACCATTAAGGCAATTGAGGTTAGATTGACCGATTACGGGATTGCCGGAAAAATTTTGCGTCTCAACAATTATATTGACACCAAGCCGATAATTGAGGATGAAATCAAGAAAGGCGCCAAAACCATAGTTATTGTCGGCAATGATTCAACCTTCGGCCAGGTGTTGTCGCGCAGCGCCACCTGTGGCTGTACATTTGGTTTTCTGCCCGTCGGGCCGGATAATTCCATTGCCGAGGTCTTGGGCATCCCGGAAGGGGTGGAGGCCTGTGATGTGTTGTCAAAACGTCGCCGTGAATTTTTGGATGTCGGCTGGATGAACAGCAGATACTTTGTTTCCCAGCTTCACATTATGCCGGGAAAATTACAAGTGGTTTATGATGAGCGCTTTAAGGTTACGGCCGCTGACAAAATGGAAGTTATTGTTTGTAACTTACAGCCGTTTTTTTGGAAAAAAGACAAGAAAGACCGGGAGCGCCGCGTGGTGCATCCGCAGGACGGAAAATTAGAGGCGTTTCTGCGGCCTTTGACAAAAAACAAGTGGTGGGGGTATAAATATGAAGACCCCAGCATTTTTCCGTTTGAAGAGATGATGATTTCCAGCCGCGAACCGTTTACGGTTGAGGCAGACGGCAAAATCTCAAAGGAAGTTAAAGTAAAAATAAAATTGGCCCACAGCAAGATAGATATGATTGTGGGGAGGAATAGGAAGTTTTAA
- a CDS encoding LAGLIDADG family homing endonuclease, with translation MKRGGRKPLGRVKIKWSSNFAYAIGLIATDGCLSKDGRHVVFVSKDLEQIENYQRTLGISCSIGRKSRGGESERKYFVLQFGDVLFYKFLLSVGLTPAKSKIIGELEIPDEYFFDFLRGHLDGDGTFYSYWDPRWHSSFMFYTVFLSASKKHIDWISSKLYQFLEIKGHIVNNNDLIYSLKFAKNESLKLLPKLYYSDKIIYLSRKYNKIQKALHIENKHNNESKNARVL, from the coding sequence ATGAAAAGAGGAGGAAGGAAACCCTTGGGAAGGGTTAAAATTAAGTGGTCTTCTAATTTTGCGTATGCAATTGGGCTTATTGCGACTGATGGATGCTTATCAAAAGATGGTAGGCATGTAGTTTTTGTTTCAAAGGATTTAGAGCAGATAGAAAATTATCAGAGAACTTTAGGTATTTCATGTTCCATAGGGCGGAAAAGCCGGGGAGGCGAAAGTGAAAGAAAATATTTTGTTCTTCAGTTCGGGGATGTCCTTTTCTATAAATTTTTATTATCAGTAGGTCTTACTCCTGCCAAATCGAAAATTATTGGTGAGCTTGAAATACCAGATGAATATTTTTTCGATTTTCTGCGTGGACATTTGGATGGAGACGGGACGTTTTATTCGTATTGGGATCCGCGTTGGCATTCCAGTTTTATGTTTTATACTGTTTTTCTTTCAGCGAGCAAGAAACATATTGATTGGATATCCTCTAAATTATACCAATTTTTGGAAATCAAGGGGCACATAGTGAATAATAACGACTTAATTTACAGTTTGAAATTTGCCAAAAATGAATCTTTAAAATTATTGCCAAAATTGTATTATTCTGATAAAATAATTTATCTGTCCAGGAAATATAATAAGATACAAAAAGCTCTGCATATTGAAAACAAGCACAATAATGAGTCAAAAAATGCCCGGGTGCTGTAA
- a CDS encoding methyltransferase domain-containing protein: MTHSGTALIDPYKIFAKIDLGPGMRVADLGCGRTGHFVFAASQVIGDKGIVYAVDVIKNVLESVKSMAKTEGCDNVRTVWSDIELIGKTPIPDNSLDACFFINVLSQVKDKVSALGEATRMLHRDGFLIVVDWVKKLGGLGPTPELMLPAEKLTGLGAEKNLKPIDKSMAGDYHYAVIFQKTV, translated from the coding sequence ATGACCCATTCAGGCACAGCTTTAATTGATCCATATAAAATTTTTGCGAAAATTGATTTGGGCCCGGGTATGCGGGTGGCGGATTTGGGCTGCGGTCGCACCGGTCATTTTGTTTTTGCGGCCTCACAGGTTATCGGCGATAAAGGAATTGTTTACGCGGTTGATGTGATTAAAAATGTTTTGGAAAGCGTCAAGAGCATGGCTAAAACCGAGGGTTGTGATAATGTGCGAACCGTGTGGTCTGACATTGAGTTGATTGGTAAAACGCCAATACCGGATAACAGTTTGGATGCTTGTTTTTTTATTAATGTTTTGTCCCAGGTTAAAGATAAGGTGTCGGCCCTGGGGGAGGCGACACGCATGCTCCATCGTGACGGATTTTTAATTGTGGTGGACTGGGTAAAAAAATTGGGCGGCTTGGGGCCAACACCTGAATTAATGCTGCCGGCGGAAAAATTAACTGGTTTGGGCGCGGAGAAAAATTTAAAACCAATTGACAAATCCATGGCCGGGGACTATCATTACGCTGTAATTTTTCAAAAAACCGTATGA
- a CDS encoding YraN family protein, translating to MTRRGKNLGDFGEARACDFLIRHGFAIIERNYHTTVGEIDIIAEKGGDYYFIEVKTRRNFNLASDEAITFSKRKRLNKTVKIYCYRKNIAGGSIILAGVIIAADAARKKLKFRFCVFS from the coding sequence ATGACAAGGAGGGGGAAAAATTTGGGTGACTTCGGAGAAGCCCGGGCCTGCGATTTTTTAATCAGGCACGGGTTTGCAATTATAGAAAGAAATTATCACACGACAGTTGGTGAAATAGATATCATCGCCGAGAAGGGCGGTGATTATTATTTTATTGAAGTGAAAACGCGCCGGAATTTTAATCTGGCCAGTGATGAGGCAATAACTTTCTCTAAACGCAAACGACTGAATAAAACCGTCAAGATATATTGCTATCGGAAAAATATCGCCGGTGGTTCAATTATTTTAGCCGGCGTAATTATCGCGGCTGATGCGGCGCGGAAAAAATTGAAATTCCGATTTTGCGTGTTTAGTTGA
- a CDS encoding nucleoside-diphosphate kinase, giving the protein MANFIHNIFNMAVHPSKEKTFVIIKPDGVQRALVGEIIQRLEKVGLKIIALKMVLPTEDQCWTHYNKDDAWFKQKGERTIENRKAMKMKVDKSALEYGKDIVRALVKFMTAGPVVAMVLSGNQAVGIVKKLVGGTEPLTSDVGTIRGDLTLDSYELSSLDERAVRNLIHCSDKPEEAEREIDIWFKPEELIGYRQIQEEILYDVNLDGILE; this is encoded by the coding sequence ATGGCCAACTTTATTCATAATATTTTTAATATGGCGGTTCATCCATCTAAAGAAAAAACATTTGTTATCATCAAACCGGACGGAGTCCAGCGCGCTTTGGTTGGCGAGATAATTCAGCGTTTAGAAAAAGTCGGTTTGAAAATTATTGCTTTAAAGATGGTGCTTCCAACCGAAGATCAGTGCTGGACGCATTACAACAAAGACGATGCCTGGTTTAAGCAAAAAGGGGAGAGGACGATTGAAAACAGAAAAGCGATGAAAATGAAGGTTGATAAATCAGCTCTTGAATACGGCAAAGATATTGTCCGCGCTTTGGTTAAATTTATGACTGCCGGTCCGGTGGTGGCTATGGTTTTATCCGGCAATCAGGCGGTAGGGATTGTTAAAAAATTAGTTGGCGGCACCGAACCGCTGACATCCGATGTGGGAACCATCAGAGGTGATTTGACTTTGGATTCTTATGAACTTTCCAGTTTGGATGAACGGGCCGTGCGCAATTTGATTCATTGTTCGGATAAACCGGAAGAAGCCGAGAGGGAAATTGACATTTGGTTTAAACCGGAGGAATTGATTGGTTATAGGCAGATTCAGGAAGAGATTTTGTATGATGTAAACCTGGATGGAATTCTAGAGTAA
- a CDS encoding NAD(P)H-dependent glycerol-3-phosphate dehydrogenase has translation MPKKQIIAVLGAGNMGTSIANVIAQNGYSVNLWNYEGDPEPLKQIAQFGENKKYLAGIKLSKNIKPVFDLAKALKTANIVFFVVPSSFVADLAKRTVKHLTKETICVDASKGMDEKSLEIIPNIISASLPKHLKNKVATISGPAIAIDMVKGGFTAMNIASKNFKSITAVKKVMENKNLKLIPTNDIIGVEVTGSFKNVYAIAMGLCDGFGYSMNTKAALLVIALKEISVLVKKMGGESHTVYDLAGLGDLVGTGLCATSRNRRFGELVAQGLTKNEAVAKVGQTVEGIKASQTLYKLNKRYKIKSPFAEMVYKIVSGVASPKSALEKFLQNIK, from the coding sequence ATGCCTAAAAAACAAATCATCGCTGTCCTCGGAGCCGGAAACATGGGCACATCCATCGCCAATGTAATCGCTCAAAATGGGTATAGTGTAAATCTTTGGAACTATGAAGGCGACCCGGAACCCTTAAAGCAAATTGCCCAATTCGGCGAGAATAAAAAATATCTGGCCGGCATAAAGTTATCAAAAAATATTAAACCGGTTTTTGATTTGGCCAAAGCTCTCAAAACCGCCAATATTGTCTTTTTTGTCGTGCCCAGTTCATTTGTGGCTGATCTTGCCAAACGAACGGTCAAACATTTAACAAAAGAAACTATTTGTGTTGACGCCTCCAAAGGTATGGATGAAAAGTCCCTGGAAATCATCCCCAATATTATCAGCGCCAGCTTGCCCAAGCATTTAAAAAACAAAGTGGCCACCATTTCCGGACCGGCGATTGCTATTGATATGGTCAAAGGCGGTTTTACAGCCATGAATATCGCTTCAAAAAATTTTAAATCAATTACAGCCGTCAAAAAAGTAATGGAAAATAAAAATCTGAAATTGATCCCAACCAACGATATTATCGGGGTTGAAGTTACGGGTTCGTTTAAAAATGTTTACGCCATTGCCATGGGCTTGTGTGACGGGTTTGGATATTCGATGAACACCAAAGCCGCCCTTTTGGTTATCGCTTTAAAAGAAATCAGCGTATTGGTTAAAAAAATGGGCGGAGAGTCCCATACGGTTTATGATCTGGCCGGCCTGGGTGATTTGGTCGGCACTGGTCTTTGCGCCACCAGCCGCAACCGGCGTTTCGGCGAACTGGTTGCCCAGGGTCTTACCAAAAATGAAGCAGTAGCCAAAGTCGGCCAAACAGTTGAAGGTATAAAGGCCAGCCAGACGCTTTATAAACTCAATAAAAGATATAAGATAAAATCTCCGTTTGCGGAAATGGTCTACAAAATAGTTTCCGGCGTTGCTTCGCCCAAATCTGCTTTGGAAAAATTTTTACAAAATATCAAATAA
- a CDS encoding penicillin-binding protein 2 — protein sequence MRAKTEDKSLRVISVLFLVIAIGVAVRLFVLQIVEYQYYSTLALNSHEIYKQLFPTRGNIYIQDTRNHTEYPLAINRPYYLLYAVPRDILAGEISSTTNFLANLLQLPPEKKIVIQEKLSKSNDLYETLARKVSDENIDKISSANIKGINYSSQQFRYYPEQNLAANVVGFVGSDVAGNLVGNYGIEGFWEKELAGKSGFLSGEQGALGSWISLAGRTIHHAQDGDSLLLTIDRTLEYKSCERLRQGFEEYKAKSATLIIMEPSTGAILSMCSLPDFDPNNYGQATDLAAYNNTAVFTPYEPGSVFKPIAMAAALDLGVVSPDTTYVDTGERIIDDYKIHNALNKKYGLATMTNVLENSINTGMIFVEEKLGRENFKNYVEKFGFGKETGIELDTETSGDISSFSKRAAIYYANGAFGQGFTATPLQLVTAYAALANNGKLPKPYIVSQIRHADGQVEKTEPRIVENVISPRADQLITGMLTSVVEKTYKNVAKIPGYYIAAKTGTAQIAQGGKYSEATNHTFIGYFPADNPKFVMVVKYEAPDRLWAEQTAAPVFKDIAKFALDYYGIPANR from the coding sequence ATGCGAGCCAAGACGGAAGACAAATCATTACGCGTAATTTCGGTACTTTTTTTAGTAATCGCCATAGGTGTGGCGGTCCGGCTTTTTGTTTTGCAAATTGTTGAATACCAATATTACTCAACCCTGGCCTTAAACAGCCACGAAATTTATAAACAGCTTTTTCCAACCAGAGGCAATATTTATATTCAGGATACGCGCAATCATACCGAATATCCTTTAGCCATTAATCGACCGTATTATTTATTATACGCCGTACCCAGGGATATATTAGCGGGAGAAATTAGTTCCACCACTAATTTTTTGGCGAATTTGTTACAGCTCCCGCCGGAGAAAAAAATCGTTATTCAGGAAAAATTATCCAAATCCAATGATTTGTATGAAACGCTTGCCCGGAAGGTATCGGATGAAAATATTGATAAAATCAGCAGCGCCAACATCAAAGGAATAAATTACTCCAGCCAACAGTTCAGGTATTATCCGGAGCAAAATTTGGCGGCCAATGTGGTTGGTTTTGTCGGGTCTGATGTTGCCGGTAATTTAGTCGGCAATTATGGGATTGAAGGTTTTTGGGAAAAAGAATTGGCCGGTAAAAGCGGTTTTCTGTCCGGCGAGCAAGGCGCGCTCGGCAGTTGGATATCTTTGGCCGGGCGCACCATTCACCATGCGCAGGACGGGGATAGTTTGCTTTTGACTATAGATCGCACTTTGGAGTATAAGTCCTGTGAGAGGTTGCGACAGGGGTTTGAAGAATATAAGGCGAAAAGCGCGACGTTGATTATTATGGAGCCGTCAACCGGCGCGATTCTAAGCATGTGCAGTTTGCCGGATTTTGACCCGAATAATTACGGGCAAGCGACTGATCTGGCCGCGTATAACAATACGGCTGTTTTCACTCCTTATGAGCCCGGTTCGGTTTTTAAACCAATCGCCATGGCCGCGGCGCTGGATTTGGGAGTGGTTAGCCCGGATACAACCTATGTGGATACCGGAGAGAGGATTATAGATGATTATAAAATTCATAACGCCTTGAATAAAAAATACGGGCTCGCGACCATGACCAATGTGCTTGAAAATTCTATAAATACCGGTATGATTTTTGTGGAAGAAAAATTGGGCCGTGAAAATTTTAAAAATTACGTGGAAAAATTTGGTTTTGGCAAAGAAACCGGCATAGAGCTGGACACGGAAACAAGCGGTGACATTTCCTCTTTCAGTAAGAGAGCGGCTATCTATTACGCCAACGGCGCTTTTGGCCAAGGGTTTACTGCCACTCCGCTTCAGCTGGTGACCGCTTACGCGGCTTTAGCTAACAATGGTAAATTGCCGAAGCCATACATCGTTTCGCAAATCAGGCACGCTGACGGCCAAGTGGAAAAAACCGAGCCGCGGATAGTGGAGAATGTGATCTCGCCGCGCGCCGACCAATTAATAACCGGTATGCTCACTTCGGTAGTTGAAAAGACCTATAAAAATGTGGCCAAAATCCCCGGATATTATATCGCCGCCAAAACCGGCACGGCGCAAATCGCCCAGGGCGGAAAATATTCCGAAGCTACAAATCATACTTTTATCGGGTATTTTCCGGCGGATAATCCGAAGTTTGTGATGGTGGTAAAGTATGAAGCGCCGGACCGGCTTTGGGCCGAACAAACAGCGGCGCCGGTCTTTAAAGACATTGCTAAATTTGCCTTGGACTATTATGGCATTCCTGCCAACAGATAA
- a CDS encoding Mur ligase family protein: MLKSIVIYFLRAISKKILKKYKPDVVGITGSVGKTSAKEAVAAVLSSQFSVRRSVKNYNNEIGLPLSIIGANESAGKSVPGWLAIIFKGLKLLFSRDKNYPEILVLEMGADKPGDIEYLVDIAPCKVGVLTFISHAHTEFFKTIKKIAQEKRIIISHLRQDGFAVLNYDSELVMQNAGATKAEVVTYGFREGADLRATEINVIKDDASAWPTGLNFKIVYKGNVVPVYLPGAIAKPLISAALAGLAVGNVFGINLVEGAQALGSLEPLSGHMRLIPGIKNTLIIDDTYNSSPEAVKSALDALSQISVKEGNKRFVALGDMLELGSETENAHREIGFKVAELGINYLITIGEAAKHIAAAAREAGINGDQIASFDNSAAAGKFLQEKLASGDVVLIKGSQSIRMEKMVKEVMAEPLLAEKLLVRQGKEWQNK; this comes from the coding sequence ATGCTTAAATCAATTGTAATCTATTTCCTACGGGCGATTTCCAAAAAGATTTTGAAAAAATATAAACCGGATGTGGTCGGTATCACCGGTTCGGTGGGCAAAACCTCGGCCAAAGAGGCGGTCGCCGCCGTGCTTTCCAGCCAATTTTCCGTGCGCCGGAGCGTAAAGAATTATAACAACGAAATTGGTTTGCCCCTCTCCATCATCGGCGCGAACGAATCAGCCGGAAAATCCGTGCCGGGGTGGCTGGCTATTATTTTTAAAGGTTTGAAGTTATTATTTTCCAGGGATAAAAATTATCCGGAAATTTTGGTTTTGGAAATGGGAGCCGACAAGCCGGGCGACATTGAATATCTGGTTGATATCGCGCCCTGCAAGGTGGGCGTGCTGACTTTTATTTCTCACGCGCACACTGAATTTTTTAAGACCATAAAAAAGATCGCCCAGGAAAAAAGAATTATAATTTCGCATCTGCGGCAGGATGGTTTTGCGGTTTTAAATTATGACAGCGAACTGGTGATGCAAAATGCCGGCGCGACTAAGGCGGAGGTTGTCACCTATGGTTTTAGAGAAGGCGCGGATTTGCGCGCCACCGAAATAAATGTCATTAAGGACGACGCGAGCGCCTGGCCGACGGGTCTGAATTTTAAAATAGTATACAAAGGAAACGTGGTGCCGGTATATTTGCCGGGAGCCATTGCTAAGCCCCTGATATCAGCGGCTTTGGCCGGACTGGCGGTTGGCAATGTGTTTGGGATTAATTTGGTGGAAGGCGCCCAGGCCTTGGGTTCGCTTGAACCGCTCTCGGGTCACATGCGTCTGATACCGGGTATAAAAAATACTTTAATTATAGATGACACCTATAATTCCAGCCCGGAAGCCGTCAAATCAGCGCTGGATGCATTGTCTCAAATAAGCGTCAAAGAAGGCAACAAGCGCTTTGTGGCTTTGGGAGATATGCTTGAACTTGGGTCTGAAACCGAGAACGCGCATCGTGAAATCGGTTTTAAGGTGGCTGAATTGGGCATAAATTATTTAATTACCATAGGCGAGGCGGCCAAGCATATTGCCGCCGCGGCCCGCGAAGCCGGCATAAACGGAGATCAGATCGCCAGTTTTGATAACAGCGCGGCCGCCGGTAAATTTTTGCAGGAAAAATTGGCAAGCGGAGATGTGGTTTTAATCAAGGGCTCGCAAAGCATCAGGATGGAAAAAATGGTCAAAGAGGTTATGGCCGAGCCGTTATTGGCTGAAAAACTTTTGGTGCGCCAGGGCAAGGAGTGGCAGAATAAATAA